The following nucleotide sequence is from Ornithodoros turicata isolate Travis chromosome 2, ASM3712646v1, whole genome shotgun sequence.
aggGCTAAAGCAATGAGGtactacgtaaaaaaaaaggggggggagtAAATCAAACGCTGGCAATCTAAACTtcaaagaaaccctggtgctttcacaGGGCTACTCATGGCTCAATCCTGGATCAAATCCCgtagaaaacagcttttctgagcctaatgactgattcccttgattgccctgactgtgaggcactACTCactggcttggtggcaagtgggcttgtgtctgatagtgcggtttggaataaagggacCAAGGAGCATCTCTCTACAGTCTCATGAAGAAGGGTATCAACATAACCAGTCGAAGCACagcatttcatattgctttcGGTAAGTACACTAGAACACTTCTCAGAGAAGCTCCGGCCAtgcgtgttgggaaagcatggtGAAGTTACCTCATGCAGTGCTTCCCGAACTGAAGTCACGATAAAAGGCATTTTGTGAGAGGGACAATAGCAGTGTCCTGTGAAGACACTCCTGGAATTTTGCACGGGTTTGGGGGTCTCACCTTTTACAACTTTTGATGGATGGCAGCATGAGGGAAACACTGACCTCAGGCgtatgaattcttgttatttcaaaccatgttctagtaatctggaaaagccttagctctctGGCGGGAAATTGCAAATTAATCTGAGTGTGTTTTGTGGAAACAGATTGCAACTGCCTTTCTACGCagccttcttagttgccctagcgaAAGCAAATACCTAATGCTAACGCACTAATTGCATTGAGTGTGCTCAAGCTTCTGTAAATAGAGCTACCTggtgcatacgctgtgccatgtcgacAAGAACATAAATTAGATTGCCTTTACGTTAGAAATTGACCATTCAGTGTCtgatgtgactgcaagaatggtatccccCAAACAATAGGCAATGAGAACGATCTCTGCAATgtaatgagctttgtaaaacaataactttatttgaatgatgattagtggggAGCTTCATCTTCAGGgacactactctaacaattgcttgcggtaacgtggtgaaatggaataatgagccTTGTGAACAATTTACGTGAACAGTGTCAAAAGCCTTtgtaaaatataaaaaatattgcATCTATGTGGACCCAGGAATGAAGAAAGTTTTAAGTGTCGTGAACGAATTTCACTACGTCAGTTTTGTACTGAGTACACTTTtataaagccatgctggaatttaaaaaaaagaagttgaTAGACTCGAGATGGCTAACAACGTGCTAGTATATGaagtgctccattagtttacaggatACCCTAAAAAGCTGTTTAGTAGATTGAAGGAGCAtcgttgtcacctcttctgaaggcAGGAATTAGCTTCAGACCTATGTCCTTGACTCAGACACATATATACAAAGCAcgtttcacacagattaacgcatcttcgttccagcactttcaccttcaaagtgttcatcactgttgagtggtctgtcatacCTGTAACACAGGTCTTgtaatgcaggtgcataagagatgctctgaaagaaaaatgCGTGGTTTTAGTCCTCAAAATATTtccaaaaacgaaaacaaacttcacagtgaatTTTTCTCGAATGAGCAACTccagaacgaaagcaaaaaaatatatctggCCATATCATAGTATCCAACTGAAACCTTGACACTTAGATTGAATAATGGCTGCTGAAGGAAAGGCAGAAGCAATTCTTCCAGTTTGCCACACTAggtgttgaataatataatgtacgCTAGATACGCTCTAGTATCAAAAGTACGATTATATACAAtacactcaatatgtggtggggacatgtgaaaccaatataacacCTAGTTACATTTCAAACTGTGGTGAAAAAGGcagaccagggggcttaatcgcttgctcgcgttacgagctaacgaaGGGCCGTAACGactgtaacgacgatgaagcgattaagcccccaggtctGTCTGATTCCTCAAACTCCATACGAAgccagtgaagcagactcaggCAGAGCTGGGGTCGCTATGTTTATTCCAATGCTTTGGTAGAACTGGTAGttgcttttttttaaacagcCGGCGTAGCCACGCGCCAACGAGCCAAGCTCAGGCGCTGGGGCCGGTCGTCAATGTCGTCACTGCCACtacagcaccccccccccccccgcgctgaAGACAGCGAGGAGCTGTCACCCCAGGTGACAGTCTTCCGAGGCGTAGGGGAAGACGCAATAGGCGGAGCGGCCGGTGGGCAGTTGACGGCTGAATGCAGGCACGGGAATGAGGGATCAGCACCTAAGGAGGAGACGGGAGCCTCGACGTAGGCGGGCTTGAGTCTGTCCACTGTGACAGTGTCAACCCGGCCATCGATGGAGATCTTGAAGGTCTTGTCGGACCGATGGAGGACGGGGTGCGGACCGGAGTACGGCGGATGGAGCGCCTTCTTCACGGCGTCCGTGCGGAGGAAGACGTGGGAGGCCGTGTGGAGGTCTTGCGGGACGTGGGGGCGGCGGCTTGTATAGGAACGTGCGGGCACCGGGCGAAGAGTCGCGAAAGCACGGTGGAGGCGCTCGAGGAATTGTGACGGCTCCAGGGCTGGAGAAGTGGGGGCGAAGAACTCAGCCGGGAGCCGGAGCGCGCAGCCATAGACAAGCTCGGCAGAGCTGCAGCCGAGGTCAGGCTTGAGGGCGGCTCGAATGCCCAGAAGGACGAGTGGGAGGTTGTTCACCGAGTTGGCGCGGTCGTCACGGACGGTGAGAGAGGCCTTCAGCTGCCGGTGCAACCGCTCGACCAAGCCGTTTGATGCAGGGTGGTACGAGGTGGTTCGCAGCCTGGAGGTGCCAAGGAGCGTGGTGACGGAGGCAAACAGGCGGCTTTCGAACTGCCGTCCACGGTCGGTGGTAATCCAAGACGGTACGCCAAAGCGGGACACCCAGGTGGCCAGAAAGGTGGCGGCGACGGTCTCTGCAGACATGTCTTCCATGGGCGCAGCCTCAGGCCACCTGGTGTACCGGTCCACGGCGGTGAAGAGGTAGCGGTACCCTGATGAAGAGGGAAGCGGGCCGACGATGTCAAGGTGAACCGTGGTGAAGCGGGCATCAGGGGTGGCGAACGTGCCCAGAGGGCTGAAGGTGTGCCGGTGGGCCTTGGAACGCTGGCAAGCGAGGCAACTTCGTACCCAGGCGCGGATATCGCGGTGCATGGAAGGTCATACGTAGCGCTCCGCGATGAGTCGCTAGGTAGCCTTGATGCCAGGATGAGCCAGATCGTGCAGGGACGAGAAGACTGCACGCCGGGACGCCAGGGGAACGAGCGGGCGTTGGCGACCGTCGCAACAAAGCTTCAGCGTGCAGCCAGGAAGGGGAACGTCTTGTAGCTGAAGGGAGGAGGACTGACGTTCTCGAAAGGTGCGCAGGTCGTCGTCAAGTGCTTGTGCAGAAGCCAGAGCCTCCGGCGAGACTTCGTCTGAGAGCGCAGATAGCGACGAAGAACGGCTCAAGGCGTGAGCCGGGCAGTTCTGCGAGGCCTTGACGAACTGTATGTCGCTGCCGAATTCTGCCAGAAAGGCAAGATGCCTGATCGCGCGTGGAGAATGCTTGCTGCTGGCGGATCGAAAGGCGTAGGTCAATGGCTAATGGTCCGTCAAAAGGGTAAACTTGCGGCCTTCAAGAAAATGCCGGAAATGCCGAACGGTGAGAAAGGCACCGAGAAGCTCGCGGCCGAAAGTGCTATACCGTTGTTCCGGGGACTTGAGACTCTTCGAGAAGAAGGCGATGGGATGCCAAGAGTCGCCGAACTGTTGCTGGAGTACGGCACCAACAGCGAAGTTCGAGGCATCGACCATAAGGGTTGTAGGGGCGTCATGCTTGGGATGAAAAAGCAGAGCGGCGGAGGAGAGGTCACCCTTAATCTTCTCAAAAGCCGGGACACGCGAAGGCGTGCGCACCACGAGAGGACTTGGAGAGAAGCGTCTCCAGACGCCGAAGGATGGCGGCGCAGTGAGGTATAAAGTGGCGGTAAAAATTGATCAGCCCGAGGAAGCGGCGGAGCTGCCGAACGGATTGAGGCCGCGGAAAGTTTGAGATAGCCTCCACTTTACTGGCAAGAGGGAAAATGCCATCTTTGGAGACTCGGTGACCGAGGAAATCCGTCGAGCTCACGCCGAACTCGCATTTCTGCACGTTGACGACGACGTCGTGGTCACCCAAACGGGGGAACAAGAGACGGAGATGTTGGGCGTGCTGCTCAGGGGCCGAACTGGCCACGAGCAAGTCGTCAATGTAGGCAAATACGAACAGAAGACGCCGCGTGACCGAGTCGATGAAACGCTGGAATGTTTGAGCCGCGTTCCGTAGACCAAATGGCATCCGCAGAAACTCAAACAGACCAAAGGGCGTCGTGATAGCGGCATTTTGACGTCCTCAGAGGCGACCGGGATCTGATGGTACGGCTTCATGAGGTCAGTCTTGCTGAATATGGTGGCACCATAGGGGTTTACTGTAAAATCCTGCAGGTGGGGTAACGGGTAGCGGTCAGGAGTGGTCGTCAGGTTCAGGGCCCGGTAGTCGCCGCAAGGGCGCCAATCACCCGTTTTCTTGGGCACCATGTGcaaggcggaagaccagtcgcTGGAAGAAGGCCTGGCTACGCCGATGGTGATCATGTGCTCGAATTCCGCCCGAGCGATCTTCAGCTTTTCACGGGCTAAGCGTCGAGCACGCGCGAAAACGGGTGGTTCGGAGGTATCGATGTGATGGACCACATCATGGGCGACAGGGCGCGTCCAGTCAGGTGGATGGGTGAGAGTGGGGAACTCCCGAAGAACGTCAGCAAACGGAGATGTCATAGCGGGCATAGTTGTAGCGGCAACAGAGATTGTTGGGGAAACGGCAGGCGCAACTTGTACCCGGAGACTGGTGGTGGTGTCTACGAACAACTTGCAGAAAACGTTCACAGACATCTCCAGTggacaagaagaaagaaaggtgccCACCCCCGTACCACACGAAGTATCACAGGGGGGAGCACCGAAAGAGACAGAGAAAGctaagagaaaaagaagatacTAGAATACGGGACAGAAAATAGATAGCATCGAAATAGGAATAAGATAGGAATCACCCCTACCAACAATCCAGCGGGACCACAACCAGGGGAAAAGACCAGGCAAACAACGGCTTTAATTTCCATTTTTCAAGTAGTAAACAAAAAGTGCCATAAGGAAAAAAGTATTGGATAGTCTTCTCCTCCGGCTATCGTCCGGTTATATAAACTTAGTTAGAACTTCAACATGACTGCCTCCGGCCCCAGCCTCCACCCAGCAGGTGCCATGCCACGTAACCTCGAATGAAAACCAGTCCTCAAAGGGATCCGGGAAGGCCTGAAAAAGTAAACAAATGCGACAAAAACGGCACAATAGTAAAACGGCGGGATAGTAAAAATTAATAAGCAAAGTAATGCTTATTATAAGGTATCAACAAGTAAAAATTTAACCTAAGTAACGGCCTGGTAAGAAAAAAACTGGCATTAATTGCGAGCGACCTCACGCCCACCCCACCCACAGGCCACAGCTCACGCGCAACCACCAGAAGAGGAGACCCGACCCCCCGCGACAAAAGGCACAATAGCATAGTCCAGTGTAGTGGCAGTAGTATATAACGGCCACCCGTTGAGGGCATCACCCCCGGGACCGAGTAGTTAACAAACCCCACTGCGTGACAACTGTCTGGACGACCGACGATACATGTAGTCACCATGTATTACCGAATAACTCACCACAGAAACGGACACAGCGACTGAGGATACATGTCGTCACCATATGTCACCGTATAACTACACCATTGAAGAGGACACAGCACGAACGGCGGGGACGTCCCGCCCCCCCACCCACGGGCTGCAGCTTACGCGTAACCACCCACGAGTGAGGGAGACCGAACCGCCCGCAACGCCGACTATATTGCCCGAACCCCCAATCCTAACTCATGTTGTAACAAAAGAGACAGAGCCACTGACCATCAACAACCCACATAATTCCCCCCCACAAGGGTAGAGCTCCCTCCCTCAATACGACCATCTATACCAACCGGTTACTACCACAATGCTCACTACTATAGACGACAACCTATTCCCGAACGTTACCAATACTCattcataacaacaacaactttattttcggcctaggagagtggggagtttcatcgcaacaggcgatactctaccccagtgcttggtggaatggggggaataaaataacgagcccctttacaataacgatcgaagtccgatggtgtccagaaatgtcagaagagctttgagcgcagagcgttgctgggctggattgggccagggaccaagcaatttcggtagggagaaagggcgagagtccagctgacgaagagactcggagagtgtgattcgggaaggttcgtagtgagggcaatgaagaagaatgtgctccagatcctcaagagcaccacagtggcaacaggtgggagaatcaatttgtctcaagcggtaacgccactgagctgtaaaggccacatcgaggcgcatgcggtggattaatgcagcatcctgacgagatgtgtttcgtggcatgcggaaagcgagcatgggatcaactctgttcaacatagaggggggaagaatgtcggttgtccgttggcgggaagccaggggtgtcactagacgtcgcagaattgaacggcggtctcctctgagcagaacaatacgggtccggttccgagacgagagtgctgcttctgcggcgctgtcggcctgctcgttccccacgacaccacaatgggctggaacccactggagaacgagcctgtggcctgcggcgtagatagtgtggtaagccattaacacgtcggtgactaggggtgcggatgggcctcgtatgccggaagtttcaattgcttgaagtgcagatttggagtctgtaaagactgcccattcccggggtggaaaatcagcgatgtgttgtagaaagaaaaggatggcatagagttccgcagctgtggaggaggttggatgtgaaaggcgtcttccgtgcacgacgccttcggatggaatgacgaaggctgaggcggacttgttgtttcgggatgcgccatcagtatatgctgccgtaaacgtagaaaacttctcgtctaccagagcatgaaaatgggctcggaggacttgaggggggacctgatctcttcgttgcagaaggtttgggaggcgtacaaacgtgggcggtaccgggagagaccagggggcttccggcggtatagtgtccttagttatgaagccagtgagagtctggcgtgtcctctgcgctactcgatagaagtcgcttccagggcggtatcgaattttcttGAGTAgtgggtggcggggaatgtgagcacgcaaacggaggtagtgccgagccgtttcccgttcacggagaacttcaagcgggagctcaccagcttcagccagtacttgtcgtgtttcagccattcgtggaactccgaggcatcgacgaaggcttcgagcaaacagggaccgaagcgtatttaatgaagttgttgatatcctgtgcagaataggaaggctgtaaagcacagttgccctcaccaatgccgcgtgaaccgcgagcagggaacgctgatcacagccccatcctgggccagaaagatgttggattgcggggagccatcgctgcactttagtttcaaggtgtttaatgtgccgagcccagcgcaagtccgagtcgattaccacgccaaggaagcggtgagagcgtactggttctagcttctttgagccaagccaaagtgggaaattggccatagctttacgcgtgaaagggagctcgacacacttttcgggtgaaaggtccatcccgaggtgcgtcaggtacgtatggatattgtttaaagcgagctggaggcggcgctggagagccgggcgtgattttcctactgtccaaagggcgacgtcatctgcatacacggagaacgacactttgcgaggaattactgagtgtaggccggccatcaccacgttaaacagtgtcgggctgagaatgcttccttgggggactccttggggaacaggatgctgagggctttggccttgggacgtacggacagcgacagttcggtccgtaagaaagtcttggagccagatgaagagccgaccggatactccaaacgagcgcaaggcatgcagcacacaaatgtgcgagacggtatcataggcgcgcttgatgtcgaggaagaccgatcggacgatccgtcgatgggctcgagcatgttgaactgtagagacgaggtcgagaactggatccatggagcttcggtggcgacgaaatccagccatttcgtgagggaacgcatgtcgtttttcgagccaccagtcgaggcgatgcagaaccattctctccatcagtttccccatacagcttgtcaggctcaccgggcgaaaggaggatagggcatttgggggcttgcctggtttcaggatgggaacaaccaaggcctccttccatgtatgtggtaaagatccttgttgccaa
It contains:
- the LOC135384697 gene encoding uncharacterized protein LOC135384697 encodes the protein MHRDIRAWVRSCLACQRSKAHRHTFSPLGTFATPDARFTTVHLDIVGPLPSSSGYRYLFTAVDRYTRWPEAAPMEDMSAETVAATFLATWVSRFGVPSWITTDRGRQFESRLFASVTTLLGTSRLRTTSYHPASNGLVERLHRQLKASLTVRDDRANSVNNLPLVLLGIRAALKPDLGCSSAELVYGCALRLPAEFFAPTSPALEPSQFLERLHRAFATLRPVPARSYTSRRPHVPQDLHTASHVFLRTDAVKKALHPPYSGPHPVLHRSDKTFKISIDGRVDTVTVDRLKPAYVEAPVSSLGADPSFPCLHSAVNCPPAAPPIASSPTPRKTVTWGDSSSLSSARGGGGCCSGSDDIDDRPQRLSLARWRVATPAV